In Siniperca chuatsi isolate FFG_IHB_CAS linkage group LG16, ASM2008510v1, whole genome shotgun sequence, the following proteins share a genomic window:
- the ppp1r13bb gene encoding protein phosphatase 1, regulatory subunit 13Bb isoform X11 — MMPMILTVYLSDGEQAVTEVPITPETTCRDVVEFCKEPGESGCHLAEVWRGNERAIPFEHMMYEHLQKWGPRKQEVKFFLRHEDSPTESSDQGSQQSQDQTSRRSGNTGEKHNENGVGNQRVELTLSELQEMATRQQQQIEAQQQMLVAKKEQRLRYLKQQERRQQQTVSESEKLQRLKERVDSQEAKLKKIRAMRGQVDYSKVINGNLSAEIEQVSGLFQEKQAELQSAVLRVEQLSLQLEDLRRGKLNGIQTALGGQVAGAAAIELRKLYQELQIRNKLNQDQNSKLQQQKELLNKRNMEVTLMDKRIGELRERLYKKKAEARQKENLPLNRANGPPSPQPAPGTLGRVAAVGPYIQVPVPGRQEGGYTLPPDPLKPQTLGVNNQANHGRTKSDGVRKPPSSWKVSDLDIVVDPVTPSLPESHPGTGASIGSDGTSPNDTGWPTVGKTNTSLKPPERRDSGTDIQGKSPPSGSPVAPSAEKVLDSKMVVSSPAISKPQPPPYGSHLTSANSASSLERRKDAPPPRPLPNPPAPAWPRVPASTGSSSQQIQQRISVPPSPTFQPNAPLFPPGLSERLDPPPAVAVRPFIPDRGSRPQSPRKGPPTMNSSSIYHMYLQQAAPKSQPLKPALKAVYGKPVLPPSSTPPSPLPFVQAGGAFPLLQSQPSGEDTFDGEFDDHEFFQHPEPSAPPPSVENIPRPLSPTKLTPMVHSPLRYQSDADLEVLRKKLANAPRPLKKRSSITEPEGPSGPNIQKLLYQRFNTLAGGIEGNGVSGSGGGNGAGNGTPFYQPANPPGYLGGDSVADTDNGNLPSETALPPPPGAEEPGSEAPPQSTDANDNEPLPSPPEGLGDPADAEGPEDDDNNNNVGSSEASLPSPVPEVTTPEESGTVVSQPLEKRTNLKKPNSERTGHGFRVKFNPLALLLDASLEGEFDLVQRIIYEVCRDCVENPSTPNDEGITPLHNAVCAGHHHIVKFLLDFGVNVNAADSDGWTPLHCAASCNSVHLCKLLVESGAAIFASTISDVETAADKCEEMEEGYIQCSQFLYGVQEKLGVMNKGTVYALWDYKAQNPDELAFSEGDAITILRRQDDSETEWWWARLEDNEGYVPRNLLGLYPRIKPRQRSLA; from the exons ATGATGCCG ATGATATTGACGGTGTACCTCAGTGATGGGGAACAGGCTGTGACTGAGGTGCCCATAACCCCTGAGACGACGTGCCGGGATGTCGTCGAGTTCTGCAAAGAGCCTGGTGAGAGCGGCTGCCACCTGGCTGAGGTCTGGAGAGGCAACG AGCGAGCGATCCCCTTCGAGCACATGATGTATGAACATCTGCAGAAATGGGGGCCTCGAAAACAAGAAGTCAAGTTCTTCCTCCGGCATGAAGATTCACCAACTGAGAGCAGTGATCAAG GGAGTCAGCAGTCTCAGGATCAGACGAGTCGCAGAAGTGGAAACACTGGAGAGAAGCACAATGAGAATGGG GTGGGGAATCAGCGTGTGGAGCTCACGCTGTCAGAGCTGCAGGAGATGGCcacacggcagcagcagcaaatcGAGGCTCAGCAGCAGATGCTCGTTGCAAAG AAGGAGCAACGTTTGCGTTACCTGAAGCAGCAGGAGCGGCGTCAGCAGCAGACTGTTTCAGAGAGCGAGAAGCTGCAGAGGCTGAAGGAGCGCGTGGATAGTCAGGAGGCAAAGCTCAAGAAGATTCGGGCAATGAGAGGCCAGGTGGACTACAGCAAGGTCATCAATGGCAACCTGT CAGCGGAGATTGAGCAAGTCAGCGGCCTGTTCCAAGAGAAGCAGGCCGAGCTGCAATCTGCagtgctaagggtggagcagcTCAGCCTGCAGCTGGAGGACCTGCGGAGGGGAAAGCTCAATGGCATACAGACCGCCCTAGGCGGCCAAGTAGCCGGCGCTGCAGCCATAGAGCTCCGTAAACTCTACCAGGAGCTTCAG ATCCGGAACAAGTTGAACCAGGATCAAAACAGCAAGCTGCAGCAACAGAAGGAGCTTCTTAACAAACGCAACATGGAAGTGACGCTCATGGACAAGCGCATCGGCGAGCTGCGGGAACGCCTCTACAAGAAAAAAGCTGAGGCACGTCAAAAAGAGAACCTTCCT CTGAATAGAGCCAACGGGCCTCCCTCCCCCCAGCCAGCTCCTGGTACTCTGGGCCGTGTTGCTGCTGTTGGGCCGTACATCCAAGTCCCTGTACCGGGCCGACAGGAAGGAGGCTACACCTTACCACCTGATCCACTGAAGCCTCAGACTCTGGGCGTTAATAACCAAGCCAACCATGGCCGCACCAAGTCAG ACGGTGTGCGAAAGCCTCCCAGCTCTTGGAAGGTGTCTGATTTAGACATCGTTGTGGACCCGGTAACCCCGTCCCTTCCAGAATCACACCCGGGCACCGGAGCCTCCATTGGCTCTGACGGCACGTCCC CTAATGATACTGGTTGGCCTACTGTAGGCAAGACCAACACATCTCTAAAGCCTCCTGAGAGAAGAGACTCAGGGACTGATATCCAGGGCAAGAGCCCTCCCTCAGGCTCTCCCGTCGCTCCAAGTGCAGAAAAG GTGCTAGATTCCAAAATGGTCGTTTCCTCCCCTGCCATatccaagccacagccgccccccTATGGCTCCCACCTCACCTCCGCAAACTCTGCCAGCTCCTTGGAGCGCCGCAAGGATGCGCCGCCTCCTCGCCCGCTCCCAAACCCGCCAGCTCCTGCTTGGCCCCGCGTCCCTGCCTCAACAGGCTCCTCCTCCCAGCAGATCCAGCAGCGAATCTCAGTGCCGCCAAGCCCCACCTTCCAGCCTAATGCACCGCTTTTCCCCCCTGGGCTGAGCGAGCGACTGGATCCCCCGCCAGCTGTGGCAGTACGCCCCTTCATCCCAGACAGAGGATCACGGCCTCAGTCGCCCCGAAAGGGCCCGCCTACCATGAACTCCAGCTCCATCTATCACATGTACCTCCAGCAGGCAGCGCCAAAGAGCCAGCCACTCAAGCCTGCTCTCAAAGCAG TATATGGGAAGCCTGTTCTCCCCCCCAGCTCGACACCCCCCTCACCCCTGCCTTTTGTCCAGGCGGGAGGGGCCTTCCCATTGCTCCAGAGCCAACCCAGTGGTGAGGACACTTTTGATGGAGAATTTGATGATCATGAGTTCTTCCAGCACCCAGAGCCCTCAGCACCTCCTCCCAGTGTGGAGAACATCCCACGACCACTCAGCCCTACTAAGCTAACACCCATGGTACACTCCCCGCTGCGCTACCAAAGTGACGCCGATCTTGAGGTGCTCCGTAAAAAGCTGGCCAACGCTCCGAGACCGCTTAAGAAGCGCAGCTCCATCACAGAACCAGAGGGCCCCAGTGGACCCAACATCCAGAAACTGCTCTACCAGAGGTTCAACACTCTGGCAGGAGGCATAGAGGGAAATGGAGTCAGCGGATCAGGAGGTGGCAACGGTGCAGGTAACGGAACACCGTTTTATCAGCCAGCTAATCCTCCTGGATATCTGGGAGGTGACTCTGTGGCTGACACAGACAATGGCAACCTCCCCTCTGAGACGGCGCTACCGCCACCACCAGGGGCAGAGGAGCCGGGCTCTGAGGCTCCACCTCAATCTACTGACGCTAATGACAACGAGCCACTGCCCTCGCCACCAGAAGGGCTGGGGGATCCTGCTGATGCAGAGGGGCCAGAGGacgacgacaacaacaacaacgtgGGAAGCTCTGAGGCGTCGCTGCCCAGCCCTGTGCCGGAGGTCACCACTCCAGAAGAGAGCGGCACGGTGGTCTCACAGCCCCTG GAGAAGCGCACAAACCTGAAGAAGCCGAACTCTGAGCGCACTGGCCACGGCTTCAGGGTGAAGTTCAACCCTCTGGCCCTCCTGCTGGATGCCTCATTGGAGGGAGAGTTTGACCTCGTCCAGAGAATCATCTATGAGGTATGTCGTGACTGT gtggaGAATCCTAGCACCCCCAATGATGAGGGCATCACACCCCTGCACAATGCAGTGTGTGCAGGACATCACCACATAGTCAAGTTCCTGCTGGATTTTGGTGTGAACGTCAACGCagcagacagtgatggatg GACTCCGCTTCACTGTGCCGCCTCCTGCAACAGTGTCCATCTCTGCAAGTTGTTGGTTGAGTCTGGGGCCGCCATCTTTGCCAGCACCATTAGTGATGTGGAAACTGCTGCAGACAAATGTGAGGAAATGGAAGAGGGCTACATCCAGTGCTCCCAGTTTCTATACG GCGTTCAGGAGAAGTTGGGTGTAATGAACAAGGGGACGGTGTACGCTCTGTGGGATTACAAAGCTCAGAACCCGGACGAGCTGGCGTTCAGCGAGGGGGACGCCATCACTATTCTGCGACGACAGGACGATAGTGAAACAGAGTGGTGGTGGGCGCGACTTGAGGACAACGAGGGCTACGTGCCCCGCAACCTGCTGGGG cTCTATCCTAGAATCAAGCCTCGTCAGCGCTCCCTGGCGTAG
- the ppp1r13bb gene encoding protein phosphatase 1, regulatory subunit 13Bb isoform X6 has translation MMKRFVTIVLRGLVSLSKENPIWAKEHHRPPKKEIRRKRRAVKRAKNMGRRNLVRAMILTVYLSDGEQAVTEVPITPETTCRDVVEFCKEPGESGCHLAEVWRGNERAIPFEHMMYEHLQKWGPRKQEVKFFLRHEDSPTESSDQGSQQSQDQTSRRSGNTGEKHNENGVGNQRVELTLSELQEMATRQQQQIEAQQQMLVAKEQRLRYLKQQERRQQQTVSESEKLQRLKERVDSQEAKLKKIRAMRGQVDYSKVINGNLSAEIEQVSGLFQEKQAELQSAVLRVEQLSLQLEDLRRGKLNGIQTALGGQVAGAAAIELRKLYQELQIRNKLNQDQNSKLQQQKELLNKRNMEVTLMDKRIGELRERLYKKKAEARQKENLPLNRANGPPSPQPAPGTLGRVAAVGPYIQVPVPGRQEGGYTLPPDPLKPQTLGVNNQANHGRTKSDGVRKPPSSWKVSDLDIVVDPVTPSLPESHPGTGASIGSDGTSPNDTGWPTVGKTNTSLKPPERRDSGTDIQGKSPPSGSPVAPSAEKVLDSKMVVSSPAISKPQPPPYGSHLTSANSASSLERRKDAPPPRPLPNPPAPAWPRVPASTGSSSQQIQQRISVPPSPTFQPNAPLFPPGLSERLDPPPAVAVRPFIPDRGSRPQSPRKGPPTMNSSSIYHMYLQQAAPKSQPLKPALKAVYGKPVLPPSSTPPSPLPFVQAGGAFPLLQSQPSGEDTFDGEFDDHEFFQHPEPSAPPPSVENIPRPLSPTKLTPMVHSPLRYQSDADLEVLRKKLANAPRPLKKRSSITEPEGPSGPNIQKLLYQRFNTLAGGIEGNGVSGSGGGNGAGNGTPFYQPANPPGYLGGDSVADTDNGNLPSETALPPPPGAEEPGSEAPPQSTDANDNEPLPSPPEGLGDPADAEGPEDDDNNNNVGSSEASLPSPVPEVTTPEESGTVVSQPLEKRTNLKKPNSERTGHGFRVKFNPLALLLDASLEGEFDLVQRIIYEVENPSTPNDEGITPLHNAVCAGHHHIVKFLLDFGVNVNAADSDGWTPLHCAASCNSVHLCKLLVESGAAIFASTISDVETAADKCEEMEEGYIQCSQFLYGVQEKLGVMNKGTVYALWDYKAQNPDELAFSEGDAITILRRQDDSETEWWWARLEDNEGYVPRNLLGLYPRIKPRQRSLA, from the exons ATGATGAAGAGGTTTGTGACTATAGTGTTACGCGGCCTTGTTAGCCTCTCCAAGGAAAACCCCATTTGGGCAAAGGAGCACCACCGGCCACCAAAGAAGGAGATCAGGAGGAAACGGAGGGCGGTCAAAAGAGCCAAGAACATGGGCAGACGCAATTTAGTGAGGGCG ATGATATTGACGGTGTACCTCAGTGATGGGGAACAGGCTGTGACTGAGGTGCCCATAACCCCTGAGACGACGTGCCGGGATGTCGTCGAGTTCTGCAAAGAGCCTGGTGAGAGCGGCTGCCACCTGGCTGAGGTCTGGAGAGGCAACG AGCGAGCGATCCCCTTCGAGCACATGATGTATGAACATCTGCAGAAATGGGGGCCTCGAAAACAAGAAGTCAAGTTCTTCCTCCGGCATGAAGATTCACCAACTGAGAGCAGTGATCAAG GGAGTCAGCAGTCTCAGGATCAGACGAGTCGCAGAAGTGGAAACACTGGAGAGAAGCACAATGAGAATGGG GTGGGGAATCAGCGTGTGGAGCTCACGCTGTCAGAGCTGCAGGAGATGGCcacacggcagcagcagcaaatcGAGGCTCAGCAGCAGATGCTCGTTGCAAAG GAGCAACGTTTGCGTTACCTGAAGCAGCAGGAGCGGCGTCAGCAGCAGACTGTTTCAGAGAGCGAGAAGCTGCAGAGGCTGAAGGAGCGCGTGGATAGTCAGGAGGCAAAGCTCAAGAAGATTCGGGCAATGAGAGGCCAGGTGGACTACAGCAAGGTCATCAATGGCAACCTGT CAGCGGAGATTGAGCAAGTCAGCGGCCTGTTCCAAGAGAAGCAGGCCGAGCTGCAATCTGCagtgctaagggtggagcagcTCAGCCTGCAGCTGGAGGACCTGCGGAGGGGAAAGCTCAATGGCATACAGACCGCCCTAGGCGGCCAAGTAGCCGGCGCTGCAGCCATAGAGCTCCGTAAACTCTACCAGGAGCTTCAG ATCCGGAACAAGTTGAACCAGGATCAAAACAGCAAGCTGCAGCAACAGAAGGAGCTTCTTAACAAACGCAACATGGAAGTGACGCTCATGGACAAGCGCATCGGCGAGCTGCGGGAACGCCTCTACAAGAAAAAAGCTGAGGCACGTCAAAAAGAGAACCTTCCT CTGAATAGAGCCAACGGGCCTCCCTCCCCCCAGCCAGCTCCTGGTACTCTGGGCCGTGTTGCTGCTGTTGGGCCGTACATCCAAGTCCCTGTACCGGGCCGACAGGAAGGAGGCTACACCTTACCACCTGATCCACTGAAGCCTCAGACTCTGGGCGTTAATAACCAAGCCAACCATGGCCGCACCAAGTCAG ACGGTGTGCGAAAGCCTCCCAGCTCTTGGAAGGTGTCTGATTTAGACATCGTTGTGGACCCGGTAACCCCGTCCCTTCCAGAATCACACCCGGGCACCGGAGCCTCCATTGGCTCTGACGGCACGTCCC CTAATGATACTGGTTGGCCTACTGTAGGCAAGACCAACACATCTCTAAAGCCTCCTGAGAGAAGAGACTCAGGGACTGATATCCAGGGCAAGAGCCCTCCCTCAGGCTCTCCCGTCGCTCCAAGTGCAGAAAAG GTGCTAGATTCCAAAATGGTCGTTTCCTCCCCTGCCATatccaagccacagccgccccccTATGGCTCCCACCTCACCTCCGCAAACTCTGCCAGCTCCTTGGAGCGCCGCAAGGATGCGCCGCCTCCTCGCCCGCTCCCAAACCCGCCAGCTCCTGCTTGGCCCCGCGTCCCTGCCTCAACAGGCTCCTCCTCCCAGCAGATCCAGCAGCGAATCTCAGTGCCGCCAAGCCCCACCTTCCAGCCTAATGCACCGCTTTTCCCCCCTGGGCTGAGCGAGCGACTGGATCCCCCGCCAGCTGTGGCAGTACGCCCCTTCATCCCAGACAGAGGATCACGGCCTCAGTCGCCCCGAAAGGGCCCGCCTACCATGAACTCCAGCTCCATCTATCACATGTACCTCCAGCAGGCAGCGCCAAAGAGCCAGCCACTCAAGCCTGCTCTCAAAGCAG TATATGGGAAGCCTGTTCTCCCCCCCAGCTCGACACCCCCCTCACCCCTGCCTTTTGTCCAGGCGGGAGGGGCCTTCCCATTGCTCCAGAGCCAACCCAGTGGTGAGGACACTTTTGATGGAGAATTTGATGATCATGAGTTCTTCCAGCACCCAGAGCCCTCAGCACCTCCTCCCAGTGTGGAGAACATCCCACGACCACTCAGCCCTACTAAGCTAACACCCATGGTACACTCCCCGCTGCGCTACCAAAGTGACGCCGATCTTGAGGTGCTCCGTAAAAAGCTGGCCAACGCTCCGAGACCGCTTAAGAAGCGCAGCTCCATCACAGAACCAGAGGGCCCCAGTGGACCCAACATCCAGAAACTGCTCTACCAGAGGTTCAACACTCTGGCAGGAGGCATAGAGGGAAATGGAGTCAGCGGATCAGGAGGTGGCAACGGTGCAGGTAACGGAACACCGTTTTATCAGCCAGCTAATCCTCCTGGATATCTGGGAGGTGACTCTGTGGCTGACACAGACAATGGCAACCTCCCCTCTGAGACGGCGCTACCGCCACCACCAGGGGCAGAGGAGCCGGGCTCTGAGGCTCCACCTCAATCTACTGACGCTAATGACAACGAGCCACTGCCCTCGCCACCAGAAGGGCTGGGGGATCCTGCTGATGCAGAGGGGCCAGAGGacgacgacaacaacaacaacgtgGGAAGCTCTGAGGCGTCGCTGCCCAGCCCTGTGCCGGAGGTCACCACTCCAGAAGAGAGCGGCACGGTGGTCTCACAGCCCCTG GAGAAGCGCACAAACCTGAAGAAGCCGAACTCTGAGCGCACTGGCCACGGCTTCAGGGTGAAGTTCAACCCTCTGGCCCTCCTGCTGGATGCCTCATTGGAGGGAGAGTTTGACCTCGTCCAGAGAATCATCTATGAG gtggaGAATCCTAGCACCCCCAATGATGAGGGCATCACACCCCTGCACAATGCAGTGTGTGCAGGACATCACCACATAGTCAAGTTCCTGCTGGATTTTGGTGTGAACGTCAACGCagcagacagtgatggatg GACTCCGCTTCACTGTGCCGCCTCCTGCAACAGTGTCCATCTCTGCAAGTTGTTGGTTGAGTCTGGGGCCGCCATCTTTGCCAGCACCATTAGTGATGTGGAAACTGCTGCAGACAAATGTGAGGAAATGGAAGAGGGCTACATCCAGTGCTCCCAGTTTCTATACG GCGTTCAGGAGAAGTTGGGTGTAATGAACAAGGGGACGGTGTACGCTCTGTGGGATTACAAAGCTCAGAACCCGGACGAGCTGGCGTTCAGCGAGGGGGACGCCATCACTATTCTGCGACGACAGGACGATAGTGAAACAGAGTGGTGGTGGGCGCGACTTGAGGACAACGAGGGCTACGTGCCCCGCAACCTGCTGGGG cTCTATCCTAGAATCAAGCCTCGTCAGCGCTCCCTGGCGTAG
- the ppp1r13bb gene encoding protein phosphatase 1, regulatory subunit 13Bb isoform X10, whose protein sequence is MMKRFVTIVLRGLVSLSKENPIWAKEHHRPPKKEIRRKRRAVKRAKNMGRRNLVRAMILTVYLSDGEQAVTEVPITPETTCRDVVEFCKEPGESGCHLAEVWRGNERAIPFEHMMYEHLQKWGPRKQEVKFFLRHEDSPTESSDQGSQQSQDQTSRRSGNTGEKHNENGVGNQRVELTLSELQEMATRQQQQIEAQQQMLVAKEQRLRYLKQQERRQQQTVSESEKLQRLKERVDSQEAKLKKIRAMRGQVDYSKVINGNLSAEIEQVSGLFQEKQAELQSAVLRVEQLSLQLEDLRRGKLNGIQTALGGQVAGAAAIELRKLYQELQIRNKLNQDQNSKLQQQKELLNKRNMEVTLMDKRIGELRERLYKKKAEARQKENLPLNRANGPPSPQPAPGTLGRVAAVGPYIQVPVPGRQEGGYTLPPDPLKPQTLGVNNQANHGRTKSANDTGWPTVGKTNTSLKPPERRDSGTDIQGKSPPSGSPVAPSAEKVLDSKMVVSSPAISKPQPPPYGSHLTSANSASSLERRKDAPPPRPLPNPPAPAWPRVPASTGSSSQQIQQRISVPPSPTFQPNAPLFPPGLSERLDPPPAVAVRPFIPDRGSRPQSPRKGPPTMNSSSIYHMYLQQAAPKSQPLKPALKAVYGKPVLPPSSTPPSPLPFVQAGGAFPLLQSQPSGEDTFDGEFDDHEFFQHPEPSAPPPSVENIPRPLSPTKLTPMVHSPLRYQSDADLEVLRKKLANAPRPLKKRSSITEPEGPSGPNIQKLLYQRFNTLAGGIEGNGVSGSGGGNGAGNGTPFYQPANPPGYLGGDSVADTDNGNLPSETALPPPPGAEEPGSEAPPQSTDANDNEPLPSPPEGLGDPADAEGPEDDDNNNNVGSSEASLPSPVPEVTTPEESGTVVSQPLEKRTNLKKPNSERTGHGFRVKFNPLALLLDASLEGEFDLVQRIIYEVENPSTPNDEGITPLHNAVCAGHHHIVKFLLDFGVNVNAADSDGWTPLHCAASCNSVHLCKLLVESGAAIFASTISDVETAADKCEEMEEGYIQCSQFLYGVQEKLGVMNKGTVYALWDYKAQNPDELAFSEGDAITILRRQDDSETEWWWARLEDNEGYVPRNLLGLYPRIKPRQRSLA, encoded by the exons ATGATGAAGAGGTTTGTGACTATAGTGTTACGCGGCCTTGTTAGCCTCTCCAAGGAAAACCCCATTTGGGCAAAGGAGCACCACCGGCCACCAAAGAAGGAGATCAGGAGGAAACGGAGGGCGGTCAAAAGAGCCAAGAACATGGGCAGACGCAATTTAGTGAGGGCG ATGATATTGACGGTGTACCTCAGTGATGGGGAACAGGCTGTGACTGAGGTGCCCATAACCCCTGAGACGACGTGCCGGGATGTCGTCGAGTTCTGCAAAGAGCCTGGTGAGAGCGGCTGCCACCTGGCTGAGGTCTGGAGAGGCAACG AGCGAGCGATCCCCTTCGAGCACATGATGTATGAACATCTGCAGAAATGGGGGCCTCGAAAACAAGAAGTCAAGTTCTTCCTCCGGCATGAAGATTCACCAACTGAGAGCAGTGATCAAG GGAGTCAGCAGTCTCAGGATCAGACGAGTCGCAGAAGTGGAAACACTGGAGAGAAGCACAATGAGAATGGG GTGGGGAATCAGCGTGTGGAGCTCACGCTGTCAGAGCTGCAGGAGATGGCcacacggcagcagcagcaaatcGAGGCTCAGCAGCAGATGCTCGTTGCAAAG GAGCAACGTTTGCGTTACCTGAAGCAGCAGGAGCGGCGTCAGCAGCAGACTGTTTCAGAGAGCGAGAAGCTGCAGAGGCTGAAGGAGCGCGTGGATAGTCAGGAGGCAAAGCTCAAGAAGATTCGGGCAATGAGAGGCCAGGTGGACTACAGCAAGGTCATCAATGGCAACCTGT CAGCGGAGATTGAGCAAGTCAGCGGCCTGTTCCAAGAGAAGCAGGCCGAGCTGCAATCTGCagtgctaagggtggagcagcTCAGCCTGCAGCTGGAGGACCTGCGGAGGGGAAAGCTCAATGGCATACAGACCGCCCTAGGCGGCCAAGTAGCCGGCGCTGCAGCCATAGAGCTCCGTAAACTCTACCAGGAGCTTCAG ATCCGGAACAAGTTGAACCAGGATCAAAACAGCAAGCTGCAGCAACAGAAGGAGCTTCTTAACAAACGCAACATGGAAGTGACGCTCATGGACAAGCGCATCGGCGAGCTGCGGGAACGCCTCTACAAGAAAAAAGCTGAGGCACGTCAAAAAGAGAACCTTCCT CTGAATAGAGCCAACGGGCCTCCCTCCCCCCAGCCAGCTCCTGGTACTCTGGGCCGTGTTGCTGCTGTTGGGCCGTACATCCAAGTCCCTGTACCGGGCCGACAGGAAGGAGGCTACACCTTACCACCTGATCCACTGAAGCCTCAGACTCTGGGCGTTAATAACCAAGCCAACCATGGCCGCACCAAGTCAG CTAATGATACTGGTTGGCCTACTGTAGGCAAGACCAACACATCTCTAAAGCCTCCTGAGAGAAGAGACTCAGGGACTGATATCCAGGGCAAGAGCCCTCCCTCAGGCTCTCCCGTCGCTCCAAGTGCAGAAAAG GTGCTAGATTCCAAAATGGTCGTTTCCTCCCCTGCCATatccaagccacagccgccccccTATGGCTCCCACCTCACCTCCGCAAACTCTGCCAGCTCCTTGGAGCGCCGCAAGGATGCGCCGCCTCCTCGCCCGCTCCCAAACCCGCCAGCTCCTGCTTGGCCCCGCGTCCCTGCCTCAACAGGCTCCTCCTCCCAGCAGATCCAGCAGCGAATCTCAGTGCCGCCAAGCCCCACCTTCCAGCCTAATGCACCGCTTTTCCCCCCTGGGCTGAGCGAGCGACTGGATCCCCCGCCAGCTGTGGCAGTACGCCCCTTCATCCCAGACAGAGGATCACGGCCTCAGTCGCCCCGAAAGGGCCCGCCTACCATGAACTCCAGCTCCATCTATCACATGTACCTCCAGCAGGCAGCGCCAAAGAGCCAGCCACTCAAGCCTGCTCTCAAAGCAG TATATGGGAAGCCTGTTCTCCCCCCCAGCTCGACACCCCCCTCACCCCTGCCTTTTGTCCAGGCGGGAGGGGCCTTCCCATTGCTCCAGAGCCAACCCAGTGGTGAGGACACTTTTGATGGAGAATTTGATGATCATGAGTTCTTCCAGCACCCAGAGCCCTCAGCACCTCCTCCCAGTGTGGAGAACATCCCACGACCACTCAGCCCTACTAAGCTAACACCCATGGTACACTCCCCGCTGCGCTACCAAAGTGACGCCGATCTTGAGGTGCTCCGTAAAAAGCTGGCCAACGCTCCGAGACCGCTTAAGAAGCGCAGCTCCATCACAGAACCAGAGGGCCCCAGTGGACCCAACATCCAGAAACTGCTCTACCAGAGGTTCAACACTCTGGCAGGAGGCATAGAGGGAAATGGAGTCAGCGGATCAGGAGGTGGCAACGGTGCAGGTAACGGAACACCGTTTTATCAGCCAGCTAATCCTCCTGGATATCTGGGAGGTGACTCTGTGGCTGACACAGACAATGGCAACCTCCCCTCTGAGACGGCGCTACCGCCACCACCAGGGGCAGAGGAGCCGGGCTCTGAGGCTCCACCTCAATCTACTGACGCTAATGACAACGAGCCACTGCCCTCGCCACCAGAAGGGCTGGGGGATCCTGCTGATGCAGAGGGGCCAGAGGacgacgacaacaacaacaacgtgGGAAGCTCTGAGGCGTCGCTGCCCAGCCCTGTGCCGGAGGTCACCACTCCAGAAGAGAGCGGCACGGTGGTCTCACAGCCCCTG GAGAAGCGCACAAACCTGAAGAAGCCGAACTCTGAGCGCACTGGCCACGGCTTCAGGGTGAAGTTCAACCCTCTGGCCCTCCTGCTGGATGCCTCATTGGAGGGAGAGTTTGACCTCGTCCAGAGAATCATCTATGAG gtggaGAATCCTAGCACCCCCAATGATGAGGGCATCACACCCCTGCACAATGCAGTGTGTGCAGGACATCACCACATAGTCAAGTTCCTGCTGGATTTTGGTGTGAACGTCAACGCagcagacagtgatggatg GACTCCGCTTCACTGTGCCGCCTCCTGCAACAGTGTCCATCTCTGCAAGTTGTTGGTTGAGTCTGGGGCCGCCATCTTTGCCAGCACCATTAGTGATGTGGAAACTGCTGCAGACAAATGTGAGGAAATGGAAGAGGGCTACATCCAGTGCTCCCAGTTTCTATACG GCGTTCAGGAGAAGTTGGGTGTAATGAACAAGGGGACGGTGTACGCTCTGTGGGATTACAAAGCTCAGAACCCGGACGAGCTGGCGTTCAGCGAGGGGGACGCCATCACTATTCTGCGACGACAGGACGATAGTGAAACAGAGTGGTGGTGGGCGCGACTTGAGGACAACGAGGGCTACGTGCCCCGCAACCTGCTGGGG cTCTATCCTAGAATCAAGCCTCGTCAGCGCTCCCTGGCGTAG